In Bythopirellula goksoeyrii, a single window of DNA contains:
- the tsaB gene encoding tRNA (adenosine(37)-N6)-threonylcarbamoyltransferase complex dimerization subunit type 1 TsaB, whose translation MRILAIETSLRQGSLATLDASHSPVTLVAERLLPSDQRSAQSLLPTLSQLCSESDWQPSQIELICVTTGPGSFTGLRIGVTAAKALAFAVGAKLVGVHTLASLAGSVPHAGGKLWAILDAQRHELFAACFKGADIPQYPDTRVLSSDEWLAELKAGDSVMGPPLGILKDRLPSDVTLVDKSLWHPQASLVGRLGYEMYSAGSTVDPMQLIPSYFRKSAAEEKADAATHE comes from the coding sequence TTGCGAATTCTTGCTATTGAAACCAGTTTAAGACAGGGTTCTTTGGCGACGCTGGATGCTTCCCACTCCCCAGTAACTCTGGTTGCCGAGAGGCTGCTTCCCAGTGACCAGCGGTCTGCACAATCCCTTCTTCCTACACTTTCCCAGTTATGCAGTGAGAGCGACTGGCAACCCAGCCAGATCGAGTTGATTTGTGTGACAACCGGTCCTGGGTCTTTCACCGGGTTGCGAATTGGCGTGACCGCTGCCAAGGCACTTGCCTTCGCAGTGGGGGCGAAACTCGTTGGTGTCCATACGCTTGCCTCATTGGCAGGGAGCGTGCCACATGCTGGTGGAAAATTGTGGGCAATCCTCGACGCCCAGCGCCACGAGCTTTTCGCGGCATGCTTCAAAGGAGCTGATATTCCGCAATACCCGGATACTCGAGTTTTGAGTAGTGATGAGTGGCTGGCGGAATTGAAAGCAGGCGACTCAGTAATGGGACCTCCGCTTGGTATTCTAAAGGATCGATTGCCGTCTGACGTCACTCTCGTAGATAAGAGTTTATGGCACCCCCAAGCGTCGCTTGTGGGGAGACTTGGGTATGAAATGTATTCGGCAGGAAGTACAGTTGATCCGATGCAGTTGATTCCCAGCTATTTTCGCAAGAGTGCCGCGGAGGAAAAAGCGGACGCGGCAACACATGAGTGA
- a CDS encoding REP-associated tyrosine transposase, whose amino-acid sequence MPRTARASCGGYLYHVLNRGNGRQEVFHKTGDYSSFVDLMVAANERLPMRLVGYCLMPNHFHLLLWPLEDGDLSRWMQWLMTSHVRRYHRHYPGSGHVWQGRFKAFPVQDDEHFWTVLRYVERNPLRAGLVRRSQDWDWSSLKPISNPPGLLAEGPLVKYRGWTNYVNGVEN is encoded by the coding sequence ATGCCAAGAACTGCCAGAGCGTCGTGCGGTGGGTATCTCTACCATGTCCTCAACCGGGGCAATGGCCGGCAAGAAGTCTTTCATAAGACTGGCGACTACTCCTCTTTCGTCGATCTGATGGTTGCGGCCAACGAGCGGTTGCCCATGCGGCTGGTCGGCTACTGCCTGATGCCCAATCACTTCCACTTATTGCTGTGGCCGTTAGAAGATGGAGACCTCAGTCGTTGGATGCAGTGGCTGATGACTTCGCACGTACGCCGCTACCATCGCCATTACCCTGGCAGTGGGCATGTGTGGCAGGGCCGGTTCAAGGCGTTTCCCGTGCAAGACGACGAACACTTCTGGACCGTGTTGCGATATGTCGAACGGAATCCATTGCGGGCAGGCCTGGTTCGGCGTAGCCAGGACTGGGACTGGTCGAGTTTGAAGCCGATAAGCAATCCGCCGGGCTTGCTGGCGGAGGGGCCGTTGGTCAAATATCGTGGTTGGACGAATTATGTCAACGGAGTAGAAAATTAA
- a CDS encoding metallophosphoesterase family protein encodes MKRAVISDIHGNLEALEAVLAHIASQGIDEVFCLGDIIGYGPNPCECLDKVIEKTGICLLGNHDQGAMFDPEGFNSGAERAIFWTRSQLENATGPRDQIDRRWDFLGTLPRVHRDDPWLYVHGSPRNPVNEYVFPEDIYNQKKMEKLFGLINKASFQGHTHVPGVFLESLEFITPEQTNHVFEYRDEKFMVNVGSVGQPRDGDPRSCYIVQEDDKLTFHRVEYDNAKTAEKIYQTPDLDNFLGDRIKEGR; translated from the coding sequence GTGAAACGTGCGGTAATCAGCGATATTCACGGCAATCTCGAAGCACTCGAAGCAGTGCTCGCCCATATTGCCAGCCAGGGAATTGATGAGGTCTTCTGCCTCGGTGACATCATCGGTTACGGGCCCAATCCGTGCGAGTGCCTTGATAAAGTGATCGAGAAGACTGGCATCTGCCTTTTAGGCAATCATGACCAAGGAGCCATGTTTGACCCTGAAGGGTTTAACAGTGGGGCAGAGAGAGCGATCTTCTGGACGCGCAGCCAACTTGAGAACGCCACTGGGCCACGCGATCAAATTGACCGCCGCTGGGATTTCCTAGGTACCCTCCCTCGGGTCCATCGCGATGACCCTTGGCTCTATGTGCATGGTTCTCCTCGAAATCCGGTAAATGAGTATGTGTTCCCCGAAGATATCTACAATCAAAAAAAGATGGAAAAACTCTTCGGACTAATAAATAAGGCAAGTTTTCAGGGTCACACGCATGTTCCAGGCGTGTTTTTAGAGAGTTTGGAATTCATCACGCCCGAGCAAACCAACCATGTGTTTGAATACCGTGACGAGAAGTTCATGGTAAACGTGGGCTCAGTGGGGCAACCGCGCGACGGTGATCCTCGTTCCTGTTATATTGTGCAGGAAGATGACAAGTTGACTTTCCACCGTGTGGAATACGACAACGCCAAGACCGCCGAGAAAATCTATCAGACTCCCGATCTGGATAACTTTCTCGGCGACCGCATCAAGGAAGGCCGGTAA
- a CDS encoding serine/threonine protein kinase: MKIEKLGPYHIERQIGKGGMGAVYEATYEGPGDPTGAHVAVKALAPQLAMAEGFRERFESEIDSLKKLKHDGIVRLYGYGEQEGILFYSMELVEGTSLEEEINSGRRFNWQETLSIGIQVCRALKHAHDHGVVHRDIKPANLLLTKEGQIKIADFGIARLFGGTQLTTAGGVLGTADYMSPEQADGRPVTEKCDQYSLGGVMYALLAGRPPFRAKTMPEMLQMQRFAEPEPVQRFAPDTPDQLSRLIQQLLSKDPDERFPNILVLSRHMEAMQRALSRPAKPEEPQSKAAPSEHNENDLGTKATDLTSAMKSDATNGSKEPEYLVMEEEEVGDPSNLFDAPTIAQPESIPSVSSPLTPTLGPVDPQVPGRPTETRFTTLDEENQRRKHQEDSDGNLSLLARWTALILLLGTIGWLGWTLTRPPTADDLFDTIAATIEQEGDSDLRAISAELSEFMARFPDDPRTATVAGYLEQLEYQKLARQARARSRFSDAGQLGPIEQIYLQIMNISEENPSRSELMLDDLIALYDPTDATVEGATEAKIQASNLSEDERRWLVLARLELEKLRQLNEELAEELLPALSEQLRLAGTIAQRNPHRAAQMYRALVNLYGEQDWAAEVVAEAKQALADLTTNH, encoded by the coding sequence ATGAAAATAGAGAAGCTGGGTCCCTATCACATTGAACGCCAAATCGGGAAAGGCGGGATGGGTGCTGTCTATGAGGCGACCTACGAAGGACCGGGGGACCCCACTGGTGCTCATGTAGCAGTCAAGGCACTAGCACCTCAGCTAGCAATGGCCGAGGGCTTCCGTGAGCGTTTTGAATCGGAAATCGACTCTCTCAAGAAGCTCAAGCACGACGGGATTGTCCGACTCTACGGCTACGGCGAACAGGAAGGAATTCTCTTTTACTCCATGGAACTTGTCGAAGGGACGAGCCTCGAGGAGGAGATTAACTCCGGCCGTCGATTCAATTGGCAGGAAACCCTATCCATTGGCATTCAAGTCTGCCGCGCACTCAAACATGCCCACGACCATGGGGTGGTACATCGCGACATCAAGCCAGCGAATCTCTTGCTGACCAAAGAGGGCCAAATCAAAATTGCCGATTTTGGCATCGCACGTTTGTTTGGTGGCACTCAACTTACTACCGCAGGGGGAGTACTCGGCACCGCCGACTACATGTCTCCCGAGCAAGCGGATGGCCGACCCGTCACAGAGAAATGCGATCAATACAGCCTCGGTGGAGTGATGTATGCACTACTTGCCGGACGGCCTCCTTTCCGAGCCAAGACGATGCCTGAAATGCTGCAAATGCAGCGGTTTGCTGAGCCAGAACCAGTCCAGCGATTCGCCCCCGACACGCCCGACCAACTCAGTCGTCTCATCCAGCAACTACTGTCGAAGGATCCGGATGAAAGATTTCCTAACATACTGGTTTTGAGTCGGCACATGGAAGCGATGCAGAGAGCTCTTTCTCGACCAGCAAAACCAGAAGAGCCTCAATCAAAAGCGGCACCTTCTGAACACAATGAAAACGACCTGGGAACCAAGGCGACAGATTTAACTTCGGCAATGAAGTCGGATGCAACCAACGGTTCTAAGGAACCAGAATATCTGGTAATGGAGGAGGAAGAGGTAGGCGATCCCAGTAACCTCTTCGATGCTCCCACAATCGCTCAACCAGAATCCATCCCTTCCGTTTCTTCGCCTCTTACGCCGACGCTTGGCCCGGTGGATCCACAAGTTCCAGGCCGGCCAACTGAGACGCGCTTTACTACCCTCGACGAAGAAAACCAGCGTCGAAAGCACCAGGAAGATTCTGATGGCAACCTCTCGCTCTTAGCTCGTTGGACAGCCTTGATTCTCTTACTGGGCACTATTGGTTGGTTGGGCTGGACTCTAACGCGGCCCCCTACTGCCGACGATCTATTCGACACGATCGCGGCCACCATCGAGCAAGAAGGAGATAGTGACTTACGCGCGATCTCAGCGGAGTTATCTGAATTCATGGCTCGCTTTCCGGACGACCCTCGTACGGCAACCGTTGCTGGGTACCTTGAGCAGTTGGAATACCAGAAACTAGCCCGACAAGCCCGTGCAAGAAGTCGATTCAGCGATGCAGGCCAGCTGGGACCAATTGAGCAGATTTATTTGCAAATAATGAACATAAGTGAAGAGAATCCTTCTCGAAGTGAGCTGATGCTCGACGATCTGATCGCTCTATACGATCCCACAGATGCGACTGTCGAAGGGGCGACCGAAGCAAAAATTCAAGCCAGTAATCTATCTGAGGATGAACGTCGTTGGTTGGTTCTCGCGCGACTAGAACTGGAAAAGCTTCGTCAATTAAACGAAGAGCTCGCCGAAGAATTACTCCCCGCACTGAGTGAACAACTACGTTTGGCTGGGACGATCGCACAGCGCAATCCACATCGCGCCGCACAGATGTACCGAGCATTGGTGAACCTGTATGGCGAGCAAGACTGGGCAGCCGAAGTCGTTGCCGAAGCAAAACAAGCGCTAGCCGACCTAACTACAAACCACTAA
- the hemL gene encoding glutamate-1-semialdehyde 2,1-aminomutase, translating into MTLPKKSRPQSEAAFEKAMDLMPGGVNSPARAFGAVGGTPIFIERAEGAHLFDVDGNKYLDYIGSWGPMILGHRHPTVIAALEEALSKGTSYGAPTEAESELAERIIDAVASVEMVRLVSSGTEATMSAVRLARGYTGRDVIIKFAGNYHGHVDSLLVAAGSSAATLGTPNSPGVTVGTTRDTLVLEYNDVSGLEKAFATHGDKIAGVILEPVVGNMGVVVPTQEFVTALNRLTKAHGALLICDEVMSGFRVAFGGAQQLLGLEPDLTTLGKIVGGGLPVGAYGGREEVMKHILPAGKVFQAGTLSGNPLATAAGCATLKILKEQPLYDRLEQLASRLELGLHCAAAEANIPHTIARVGSMMTLFFHGNAITSWEQASLCDTERYAQFFWGMMDRGVYLPCSQYEALFVSSAHTEDDIDRTIAASEEVLNVG; encoded by the coding sequence ATGACCCTACCGAAGAAATCTCGCCCCCAAAGCGAGGCAGCCTTTGAAAAAGCAATGGACCTCATGCCAGGAGGCGTCAACAGCCCGGCTCGTGCATTCGGTGCCGTTGGCGGGACGCCAATCTTCATCGAACGGGCAGAAGGAGCCCATCTGTTCGATGTGGACGGGAACAAATACCTCGATTACATCGGCTCATGGGGACCGATGATTCTGGGGCATCGCCATCCGACAGTCATTGCGGCGTTGGAAGAGGCACTATCCAAGGGAACTAGTTATGGTGCCCCCACCGAAGCCGAGAGTGAACTGGCCGAACGGATTATCGATGCTGTGGCCTCCGTGGAAATGGTGCGGCTGGTCAGCTCGGGCACGGAGGCCACGATGAGTGCCGTACGGTTGGCCCGCGGATATACTGGCCGAGATGTGATTATCAAGTTTGCCGGGAACTACCATGGCCATGTCGATAGCCTCTTGGTGGCCGCGGGAAGTTCGGCGGCGACGCTGGGGACTCCAAACTCACCAGGCGTTACGGTCGGAACTACACGGGACACATTGGTTCTGGAATACAACGACGTATCTGGCTTGGAAAAGGCTTTTGCCACACATGGCGACAAGATTGCTGGAGTAATTCTCGAACCCGTGGTTGGCAACATGGGAGTCGTGGTTCCCACCCAGGAGTTTGTTACTGCACTCAACCGACTCACGAAGGCGCATGGTGCCTTGTTGATTTGCGATGAAGTGATGAGCGGTTTTCGTGTAGCGTTTGGCGGGGCCCAGCAACTCCTGGGACTGGAGCCCGATCTCACGACATTAGGAAAAATAGTCGGAGGTGGACTGCCGGTTGGCGCTTACGGTGGCCGTGAGGAGGTAATGAAGCACATTCTTCCTGCTGGAAAGGTTTTTCAGGCCGGCACACTGAGCGGGAACCCACTGGCCACAGCAGCCGGGTGCGCAACGCTAAAGATTCTTAAGGAGCAGCCACTTTACGATCGCTTGGAACAGCTTGCTTCTCGTTTAGAATTGGGGCTTCACTGCGCCGCCGCAGAGGCCAATATACCACACACTATCGCTCGAGTGGGAAGTATGATGACCTTATTCTTCCATGGCAACGCGATCACCAGCTGGGAACAAGCAAGCCTCTGCGACACCGAGCGATATGCCCAGTTCTTCTGGGGCATGATGGATCGCGGAGTGTACCTCCCATGCAGCCAATACGAGGCGCTGTTCGTTTCATCCGCTCATACAGAAGATGATATAGATCGCACCATCGCTGCGTCAGAGGAAGTGCTGAATGTGGGGTAG
- a CDS encoding SH3 domain-containing protein has translation MDRMFFVPTDCRISKTLIGLFSSIAIVAVLTSAALCEVTFPYVAYVSAPQTFARGGPGQQYYPTQQLPQGLALEVYRHDSEGWCAIRPPEGSFCWIAAHEIHRLDQHTAEIAVESAIARVGSSVSPARSAVQVMLHRDERVRLLPAAATDDPRWVRIAPPSGEFRWVAAESVSRTPPLEHSAGVQQASGWMKQSLVTGVSKDNNRGFTHLVQNAVPIQSANSESDIATATPMPSALSSPPLLSAGTADKVEIVAGSPAAAQVSQFSGRNADGSSPPTHAVPRVSTSPRIRFGNSPSVLGPETERVEELQLRLSQVVVHPKEEWQFDQIESEIQVLMEKSDSVSEHEHLHELLERIAQFKHVQAGLPSSPPVEGSSVPNPENGQFTGQTSRVRELAELDLKSDDPFDSKSGGPNEPRYDAVGRLKPVASNGKDAPSYALVDDKGAVISFITPTPDLNLQPYLGMRIGVNGSRGFIPEFRKAHVTAGRVTLIEDRIRR, from the coding sequence ATGGATCGGATGTTCTTTGTACCAACTGACTGCCGAATTTCGAAGACTCTCATAGGTCTTTTCTCCAGCATTGCAATTGTAGCGGTGCTGACCAGTGCTGCGCTTTGTGAGGTTACTTTCCCCTATGTGGCGTATGTAAGCGCACCTCAGACTTTTGCGCGTGGTGGTCCAGGTCAGCAGTACTATCCCACTCAGCAATTACCTCAGGGTTTAGCCTTGGAGGTCTATCGTCACGATAGTGAAGGCTGGTGTGCCATCCGCCCACCGGAAGGTAGTTTCTGTTGGATCGCTGCGCACGAGATCCATCGGCTTGATCAACACACTGCGGAGATCGCCGTTGAGAGCGCAATCGCCCGCGTGGGGAGCAGTGTCTCGCCAGCCCGCAGTGCCGTGCAAGTGATGTTACATCGTGACGAAAGAGTCCGCTTGTTGCCTGCGGCAGCTACCGATGACCCGCGTTGGGTTCGCATCGCTCCGCCGTCAGGAGAATTTCGTTGGGTTGCTGCGGAGAGTGTCTCTCGAACACCGCCATTGGAGCATTCTGCAGGGGTACAACAGGCTTCCGGTTGGATGAAGCAATCGCTGGTCACAGGAGTCTCAAAGGACAACAATCGAGGCTTTACCCACCTTGTGCAAAATGCAGTTCCCATTCAGTCGGCCAATTCTGAATCGGATATTGCAACCGCGACACCGATGCCCTCAGCTCTAAGTAGTCCACCACTGCTTTCAGCTGGAACTGCAGACAAAGTTGAAATTGTGGCGGGATCCCCCGCAGCAGCACAGGTGTCGCAATTCTCTGGAAGGAATGCGGATGGTTCCTCTCCTCCGACACACGCAGTACCTCGAGTGAGCACTTCTCCAAGAATTCGATTTGGCAATTCCCCTTCGGTCTTGGGGCCTGAAACGGAACGTGTAGAGGAATTGCAATTGCGACTCTCCCAAGTGGTGGTTCACCCCAAAGAGGAGTGGCAGTTCGACCAAATTGAATCCGAGATTCAGGTACTCATGGAAAAGAGTGATTCTGTGTCCGAACACGAGCATTTGCACGAGTTATTAGAACGGATCGCTCAATTTAAACACGTTCAAGCGGGGCTGCCAAGTTCACCGCCCGTGGAAGGTTCCTCGGTCCCGAATCCGGAGAACGGTCAGTTCACGGGCCAGACATCTCGAGTTCGAGAGTTGGCCGAGCTCGATTTGAAATCTGACGATCCGTTTGATTCGAAATCTGGTGGTCCCAATGAGCCGCGTTACGATGCGGTCGGCCGCTTGAAGCCAGTTGCATCCAATGGGAAAGATGCCCCCAGCTATGCTCTCGTTGACGACAAGGGGGCAGTCATTTCGTTCATCACCCCGACTCCCGATTTGAATCTGCAACCGTATTTGGGAATGCGTATTGGGGTGAATGGGTCACGTGGTTTTATCCCTGAATTCCGCAAGGCTCATGTCACCGCGGGTCGGGTTACTTTGATCGAGGACCGGATTCGGCGGTAG
- a CDS encoding HEAT repeat domain-containing protein, which yields MLRQIASLGDSALEALVVAAAAEQANVALQARQIIEEKLGTWKTTVEVDPSFDLSQPTRMLASTLATHIQKFGPLGQQWSGSLALELVVLADALPAKDAAHLLTDCDKILAQVPALGPRKRTLNQGKYAEPTRNLQVSTEGQPKPVLLNIPSERAISLKRRVPSSPADKSLPEKIEAKSTTTIKLAEEPFKSLSTTLELAQDLAYEKHPASPLVALDAPATIEQRTEDQTSSDSQRENSTTSLIDVPAPDEMQATIAALHKESTGALLKRLPSTDFYTAGAIRIVLRERGITDEELSVLDRLLSSDPADRLRLVGELKVLPARSARRWLQVLLGDKDAQVRLEALTALATTNDPHLVKFAREIAVHDQDSRVSELAARIMREAR from the coding sequence TTGCTAAGGCAAATCGCAAGCTTGGGAGATTCGGCGCTCGAAGCGTTGGTGGTGGCCGCAGCAGCCGAGCAAGCGAACGTAGCCCTCCAAGCCCGTCAGATCATCGAAGAGAAACTTGGCACGTGGAAAACAACGGTCGAAGTCGATCCTTCTTTTGATTTGAGCCAACCAACACGCATGTTGGCCAGCACCTTGGCCACACACATTCAGAAGTTCGGCCCGCTTGGCCAACAATGGTCAGGCAGCCTGGCATTGGAGTTAGTAGTACTTGCTGACGCCTTGCCAGCAAAGGATGCTGCCCACTTATTGACCGATTGCGACAAGATTCTGGCACAAGTTCCTGCACTGGGCCCACGGAAGCGAACGCTTAACCAGGGCAAGTATGCGGAGCCGACAAGAAACTTACAAGTTTCAACGGAGGGTCAACCCAAACCAGTTCTACTCAATATTCCTAGTGAGCGCGCAATTTCGCTGAAACGCAGAGTTCCAAGTTCACCTGCCGATAAATCACTTCCCGAAAAGATCGAAGCGAAATCAACGACCACGATCAAACTAGCCGAAGAGCCTTTCAAATCGCTCTCGACGACATTGGAGTTGGCTCAAGACTTGGCTTACGAGAAGCATCCTGCAAGCCCATTAGTTGCGTTAGATGCACCGGCAACCATCGAGCAACGGACAGAAGATCAGACGTCAAGCGACTCGCAGAGAGAAAACTCGACGACCTCACTGATCGACGTTCCTGCCCCAGATGAAATGCAAGCTACCATCGCCGCGTTGCATAAGGAAAGCACAGGTGCCTTGTTAAAACGATTACCCTCAACAGACTTCTATACTGCTGGTGCGATTCGAATTGTTCTGCGTGAACGCGGAATCACCGACGAAGAACTTTCGGTCCTTGATCGATTGCTATCTTCCGATCCTGCCGATCGGTTGCGGCTGGTAGGCGAACTAAAGGTGCTGCCTGCCCGTTCAGCGCGTCGCTGGCTGCAAGTCTTGCTCGGAGACAAAGACGCCCAAGTGCGGCTCGAAGCGCTAACCGCATTGGCCACGACCAACGATCCTCATCTTGTAAAGTTTGCCAGAGAGATAGCTGTCCATGATCAGGATTCTCGCGTCTCAGAATTAGCAGCCCGTATCATGCGTGAGGCGAGGTGA